In Conger conger chromosome 9, fConCon1.1, whole genome shotgun sequence, the genomic stretch actctcacacacacacacacacactctcactctcacacacacacacacacactctcactctcacacactctcactcacacacacacactctcactctcactcacacacacacacacactcacactcacacacacacacacacacaccacactcacacacaccacaacacacactcactcacactctcactcacacacacactcacacacacacactcactctcactcacacacacacacacctcacactcacacacacactcacacacacacacacacacacacacacacacacacacacacacacacacacacacacacactcaccacacacacacactcacacacacacacactcacactctcactcacacacacacacacacacactcacacactctcactcacacacacacacacaccacacactctcactcacacacacacactctcactctcactcacacacacacacacactcacactcacacacacacacacacacacacacactcacactcacacacacacaccacacacactctcactctcactcacacacacacacacactcacactcacacacacacacacacactctcactctcactcacacacacacacactcacactcacacacacacaccactctcactctcactcacacactcacacacacacacacactcacacacacacacactctcactctcacacacacacacacacacacactctcacacacacacactcacacacacacacactcacacacactcacactcacacacacacacactcacacacacacacacacacacacacatctcacacacactcacacacactcacacacacacaccacacacacacactcacacacacacacacacacacactcacactctcacacacacacacacacacacacactctcactctcacacacacacacacacacactctcactctcacctcacacacacaccacacacactctcactctcacacacacacactctcactctcactcacacacacacacactcacacacacacacacacattacacacactcacacactctcactctcactcacacacaccacacacacacacacacacacacctctcactctcactcacacacacacacactcacacacacacaaacacactctcactctcactcacacacacacactcacacaccacactctcactctcactcacacacacacacacacactcactcacacacacacactcacactcactcacacacaacacacacacacactcacacacacactctcactctcactcacacacacacacactcacacacacacacacacactctcactctcactcacacacacgcacacacacacactcacacacacacacactcacacacacacactcacacacacacacacacacactctcactctcactcacacacacacacacacacctcactctcactcacacacactcacacaccacacacactctcactctcactcacaccacacacacacccctctcactcacacacacacacacacactctcactctcactctcactcacacacacacacacactcacactcacacacacacacacacacacacactcacactctcactcacacacacacacacacacacacacacactctcactctcactcacacacacacacactcacacacacacactctcactctcactcacacacacacacacacctcacacacacacactctcactctcactcacacacacacacaacactctcactctcactcacacacacacacacacactctcactctcactcacacacacacacactcaaacacacacacactctcactctcactcacacacacacacacacacacactctcactctcactctcactcacacacacaccacactctcactcacacacacacacacacacacacactctcactctcactcacacacacgcacacacacacacactcacacacacacacacacacacactctcactctcactcacactcacacacacacacacacactcactctcactctcactcacacacacacacacacacacacacacacacactttcactctcactcacacacacacacacctcacacacacacactcactctcactcacacacacactcacacacacacacacacacacactctcactctcactcacacacacacacactcacacaccacacactctcactctcactcacacacacacacactcacacacacacacactctcactcacacacacactcacacacacacacacacacacactctcactctcactctcactcacacacacaccacactcacacacacacactcactctcacacacacacacgcacacacacacacactcacaccacacacacacacacacacactctcactctcactcacacacacaccacacactccacacactctcactcacacacaccacacacacacacactctactcacacacctcacacacccacacactcacacacacacacacacacacacacacacacacacacacactcagcaccacTAGCACACCTCACGTGAGGTGGAAACACATCTATGAATAGTGTGtccataaatgtgtgtgtgcgtgtgtgcgtctgtgtgagtgtgtgtaaatgtgtgtgtgcgtctgtgtgtaaatgtgtgtgtgtgtatgagagtgtgtgtgtaaatgtgtgtggtgcgtgtctgtgtgagtgtgtgtaaatgtgtgtgtgagtgtgtgtaaatgtgtgtgtgtttgtaaatgtgtgtgtgcgtctgtgtgagtgtgtgtaaatgtgtgtgtgagtgtgtgtgtgtgtgtaaatgtgtgtgtgtttgtaaatgtgtgtgtgcgtgtgagtgtgtgtgtgtaaatgtgtgtgtgcgtgtgtgtgcgtctgtgtgagtgtgtgtaatgtgtgtgtgtgtgtgcctctgtgtgagtgtgtaaatgtgtgtgtgcgtctgtgtgagtgtgtgtgtaaatgtgtgtgtgcgtctgtgtgtaaatgtgagtgtgtgtaaatgtgtgtgtgcgtctgtgtgtaaatgtgtgtgtgcgtctgtgtgttaatgtgtgtgtgcgtctgtgtgagtgtgtgtaaatgtgtgtgtgtgcgtgtctgtgtgtgtgagtgtgtgtaaatgtgtgtgtgtgtgtctgtgtgtgtgtgtctttgtgagtgtgtgtgtgtaaatgtgtgtgtgcgtgtgagtgtgtgtgtgtaaatgtgtgtgtgtaaatgtgtgtgtgcgtgtgagtgtgtgtgtgtaaatgtgtgtgtgtgtgtgttcttcaggTCTGAGGGCAGTAGGTTTGTACAGGGTCCCAGGGTCCTCAGAATACATCAAACAGCTGAAGATGGCTTTTGACcgaggtgagtgtgtatgtgtgcgtacagGGTTgtaatggtgagtgtgtgtgtatcagtgctgtcactgtgtgtatgcgagtgtgtttCAGCGCTGCAATGGTGTGTCCATGAATGTGtgtaacattgtgtgtgtgagtgtgtgcttatcAGTGctgaaacagtgtgtgtgtgtgcactttgttgtacgtcgctctgcatgagagtgtctgccaaatgccattaatgttatgtaatgtaattaatgtaatgtaatgtaatgtaacagtttGTATTGGGCTCTGTGTCATggctgtaacagtgtgtgttgggCTCTGTAGAATGGGAGAAAGTGGTTCTCAGTGAAGATGTTTATCCCGACATTCACATCATCGCTGGAGCCCTAAAGCTTTACCTGCAGGGCCTGCCCATCCCTGTCATCCCCTATCACCTGTACTACACCTTTATACAGGCTGCAGGTGAGTctacacctgtactacacctTTATACAGGCTGCAGGTGAGTctacacctgtactacacctTTATACAGGCTGCAGGTGAGTCTACACCTCTACTTCATATTTATACCGATTGAGTCACCAAATGATGTACTTCCTGTTGTAGTTCCATGTCAGTGATACATTGCCTGCTGTAGTTCTGTGTCAGTGATGCATTGCCTGTTGCAGTTCTGTGTCAGTGATGCATTTCCTGTTGTAGTTCTGTGTCAGTGATGCGTTTCCTGTTGTAGTTCTGTGTCAGTGATGCATTTCCTGTTGTAGTTCTGTGTCAGTGATGCATTGCCTGTTGTAGTTCTGTGTCAGTGATGCATTTCCTGTTGTAGTTCTGTGTCAGTGATGCGTTTCCTGTTGTAGTTCTGTGTCAGTGATGCGTTTCCTGTTGTAGTTCTGTGTCAGTGATGCGTTTCCTGTGGCAGGCCTGCCCGACCCTGGGGCCAGGCTGGAGGGGATCCACGAGGCCGTGCTGCAGCTCCCCCGCGCGCATTATGAGGCGCTGCGCTACCTGGCAGCACACCTGAAGAGGTGACCACCCCAAAAGCACcacacgggtgtgtgtgtgtgtgagagtgtgtgtgtgtgagagtgtgagagtgtgtgtgtgagtgtgtgagagtgtgtgtgtgtgtgtgtgagtgtgagagtgtgtgtgtgtgagtgtgtgtgagtgtgtgagagtgtgtgtgtgtgagagtgtgtgtgtgtgagtgtgtgagagtgtgtgtgtgtgtgtgtgagtgtgtgagagtgtgtgtgagtgtgtgtgtgtgtgtgagagtgtgtgtgtgtgtgagagtgtgtgtgtgtgtgtgtgtgtgtgtgagtgtgtgagagtgtgagtgtgtgtgtgtgagtgtgtgagagtgtgtgtgtgagagtgtgtgtgagtgtgtgtgtgtgagagtgtgtgtgtgtgagagtgtgagagtgtgtgtgtgtgagtgtgtgagagtgtgtgtgtgtgtgagagtgtgtgtgtgtgtgagagtgtgtgtgtgtgtgtgtgagagtgtgtgtgtgtgagtgtgagtgtgtgtgagtgtgtgtgtgtgagtgtgtgagagtgtgtgtgtgtgagtgtgagagtgtgtgtgtgagagtgtgtgtgagtgtgtgtgtgtgagagtgtgtgtgtgtgagtgtgtgagagtgtgtgtgtgagtgtgtgtgtgtgtgagagtgtgtgtgtgtgtgtgtgagagtgtgtgtgagagtgtgtgtgagtgtgtgtgtgagtgtgtgtgagtgtgtgagagtgtgtgtgtgtgtgagagtgtgtgtgtgtgt encodes the following:
- the LOC133137972 gene encoding beta-chimaerin-like; amino-acid sequence: MAFDREWEKVVLSEDVYPDIHIIAGALKLYLQGLPIPVIPYHLYYTFIQAAGLPDPGARLEGIHEAVLQLPRAHYEALRYLAAHLKRVAAFEKQNFMSAENLGLVFGPTLMRKPEDSGPMSLDHMWKQSLIVELLIQNEDILF